A window of Terriglobia bacterium contains these coding sequences:
- a CDS encoding RidA family protein translates to MNNKSVVSTLSAPTAIGPYSQAIRAGNFLFVSGQIPIDPSTGKVIEAASIQAQTRRVLDNLLSIVQAAGGSAENVVRTTVFLRNMNDFGEMNAVYAEYFQSAWPSRSTVEVARLPRDVSVEIDCIAFI, encoded by the coding sequence ATGAACAATAAATCCGTGGTGTCCACGCTCAGCGCTCCAACCGCAATCGGGCCATATTCACAAGCGATTCGCGCGGGTAACTTTCTCTTCGTCTCCGGCCAGATTCCTATCGATCCGTCGACCGGCAAGGTCATCGAAGCCGCGTCGATTCAGGCTCAAACACGGCGCGTCCTCGATAATCTGCTGTCGATTGTCCAGGCCGCCGGAGGCTCGGCGGAGAACGTTGTCCGGACGACGGTCTTTCTGCGAAACATGAACGATTTCGGTGAAATGAACGCCGTCTACGCGGAGTACTTTCAGTCGGCCTGGCCGTCGCGCTCGACTGTCGAGGTGGCGCGGCTTCCCCGCGACGTGAGTGTCGAAATCGACTGTATCGCTTTTATTTAA